One window of the Waddliaceae bacterium genome contains the following:
- the uppS gene encoding di-trans,poly-cis-decaprenylcistransferase, which produces MSRIDRGSVPQHIAIIMDGNRRWARSHKLDIARGHWEGGEALRRTIKASSELGVKVLTVYAFSTENWERPRAEVSALMTLIENFLIDERAAMVREGVRFDTIGDLSRFPEHINKIIEVTKEATIKGTAITLVLALNYGGRDEICRAVNKAVEGNKSDDATAITEEIISQHLDTARWGDPDMMIRTGGERRLSNFMLWQLSYAELYITEALWPEFGSDKLLEAIYNYQKREQRFGR; this is translated from the coding sequence ATGTCACGTATTGATCGAGGAAGCGTTCCTCAGCATATCGCTATCATCATGGACGGAAATAGACGCTGGGCGAGAAGCCATAAGCTCGATATCGCGCGCGGACATTGGGAAGGCGGTGAGGCGCTACGGCGTACTATAAAAGCCTCTTCTGAACTCGGCGTAAAAGTCCTTACAGTGTATGCCTTCTCGACAGAGAACTGGGAGCGTCCCAGGGCGGAAGTCTCGGCGTTGATGACTCTTATCGAGAACTTCCTCATCGACGAAAGGGCTGCTATGGTACGTGAAGGAGTGCGTTTCGATACCATCGGCGATCTTTCACGCTTCCCAGAACATATTAATAAGATAATAGAAGTAACAAAAGAAGCCACGATAAAAGGTACGGCGATAACCCTCGTCCTTGCTTTGAATTATGGCGGACGTGATGAAATATGCCGTGCTGTCAACAAGGCCGTAGAAGGGAATAAGAGCGATGACGCCACTGCTATCACAGAAGAAATAATATCACAGCACCTTGACACCGCCAGATGGGGAGACCCGGATATGATGATACGTACCGGCGGAGAACGACGCCTTAGCAACTTTATGTTGTGGCAGCTGTCGTATGCTGAGCTTTATATTACTGAAGCTTTATGGCCGGAGTTTGGCTCTGATAAACTCCTCGAAGCAATATACAACTATCAAAAGCGAGAGCAGAGGTTCGGACGATGA
- a CDS encoding phosphatidate cytidylyltransferase yields MKELRQRIFVGGGVIALLVAMFIMVRNPAFLPVVAIVIAAVVGVALWEYAQLAIAKGYKPCVKGYITCGVAYVAATTAIFYIDNSFIMGSVVFWAAIFSFFIYHAIHQDKAIEHVAIAVLGFVYIAVSMSFIVAMAYQWGPLVLIYLIAVTKVTDIAAYFIGRGFGKKKLAPTISPKKTILGAFAGIIAAAVTSVSFFYGTAIFPYDTKGGFVLAIALGMILSILGQIGDMAESLLKRDAGVKDSNDIPGLGGVLDMLDSLLFTTPALYLFLMIL; encoded by the coding sequence ATGAAGGAACTACGACAAAGAATTTTCGTTGGTGGCGGAGTTATAGCATTATTGGTGGCGATGTTTATCATGGTGAGAAACCCAGCGTTCCTCCCCGTCGTCGCTATCGTCATCGCCGCTGTCGTTGGCGTGGCATTGTGGGAATATGCACAGCTCGCCATAGCAAAAGGATATAAACCATGCGTCAAAGGATACATCACCTGTGGCGTAGCATATGTCGCCGCTACTACCGCGATATTTTATATCGACAACAGCTTCATCATGGGAAGTGTCGTCTTCTGGGCAGCAATTTTTTCATTCTTCATATACCACGCTATACACCAAGATAAAGCTATAGAACACGTCGCTATCGCCGTGCTAGGGTTTGTGTATATCGCCGTAAGTATGTCTTTTATTGTGGCAATGGCATATCAGTGGGGGCCTCTCGTATTGATATACCTCATCGCCGTGACGAAAGTCACAGACATCGCAGCGTATTTCATAGGAAGAGGCTTCGGCAAGAAAAAACTAGCACCGACGATAAGCCCAAAAAAAACAATACTCGGAGCCTTCGCCGGAATAATAGCAGCGGCAGTGACAAGCGTCTCTTTTTTCTACGGCACAGCGATCTTCCCTTATGACACAAAAGGAGGCTTCGTCTTGGCAATAGCACTGGGGATGATATTGTCGATATTAGGACAGATAGGCGATATGGCAGAATCCCTACTAAAACGTGACGCTGGCGTAAAAGATAGTAACGACATCCCTGGACTTGGAGGAGTCCTCGATATGCTCGACTCCCTCCTGTTTACCACTCCAGCACTATATCTATTTTTGATGATACTTTGA
- a CDS encoding (d)CMP kinase, protein MIITIDGPAGTGKSTVAKSVAEKLGYTFFDTGAMYRAVTYGLIKNSIPFNDVIAIENYLKEFQYHIETRDGEKHYYIGDEEVTKQIRSPNVTTHVSEVSAAKSVRDAMMTLQRRLGHDVDAVFEGRDMGSVVFDDADVKIYLDATPEIRAQRRYDELVKNDYKSAQYFDKKKVLEDIIRRDTYDSSREHSPLKQPDDAHYIDTTELSIEEIVAEIIALSQG, encoded by the coding sequence ATGATAATAACAATAGACGGACCAGCAGGAACAGGAAAAAGTACCGTAGCAAAAAGCGTTGCGGAAAAACTAGGATACACCTTCTTCGACACCGGAGCGATGTATCGTGCTGTAACCTACGGTCTTATAAAAAACAGCATCCCTTTCAATGACGTCATCGCCATAGAAAACTACCTTAAAGAGTTTCAATATCATATCGAAACTCGCGACGGTGAGAAACACTACTATATCGGCGATGAAGAAGTCACAAAACAAATACGATCTCCAAACGTGACGACACATGTCTCTGAAGTGTCGGCAGCGAAAAGTGTTCGAGACGCCATGATGACACTACAACGACGACTAGGACATGATGTCGATGCTGTCTTCGAAGGAAGAGATATGGGCAGCGTCGTCTTCGACGATGCCGATGTTAAAATATACCTAGACGCCACACCAGAGATACGCGCACAACGCCGATATGATGAGCTCGTAAAAAACGACTACAAAAGCGCGCAGTATTTCGATAAAAAGAAAGTTCTCGAAGACATAATACGACGCGATACCTACGACTCCTCACGAGAACACTCTCCATTAAAACAACCAGACGATGCTCACTATATCGATACAACAGAACTTTCTATCGAGGAAATCGTTGCCGAGATAATAGCGCTATCACAAGGATAA
- the lpxI gene encoding UDP-2,3-diacylglucosamine diphosphatase LpxI (LpxI, functionally equivalent to LpxH, replaces it in LPS biosynthesis in a minority of bacteria.), producing MTKEKEYVAIIAGEGKMPELVIRNVHKAGKKVLLIALKGITPEALEKRADDVAKIYVTQVGKAVTAASKYCCKEVIMAGRVPHDIIYNMQLWRMDLTMLRLWWGLKDRKADTILGAIAAVFKKKGITLVETKKYIGEYIAKKGVLTETQPPENIMEDIRFGVGIAKELGRADVGQTVVVKDKAVVAVEAMEGTDRCLERAGEIGGAGCVVVKMAKPQQDMRFDLPTIGKNTIEKLIKIKAAAIAIEANKTIVIDDDAITLAQNNDIAVVAL from the coding sequence ATGACAAAAGAAAAAGAATATGTCGCTATCATCGCTGGTGAAGGCAAGATGCCCGAATTAGTAATCCGTAATGTCCACAAAGCGGGGAAGAAAGTTCTTCTCATCGCCCTCAAAGGTATAACGCCTGAAGCGCTAGAAAAACGCGCCGATGATGTCGCAAAAATATATGTAACGCAGGTTGGAAAGGCCGTCACGGCAGCATCGAAATATTGCTGCAAAGAAGTCATCATGGCAGGAAGAGTCCCTCACGATATAATATATAATATGCAGCTATGGCGTATGGACCTCACGATGCTTAGACTCTGGTGGGGACTGAAAGACCGCAAAGCCGACACCATCCTCGGCGCTATAGCGGCGGTGTTCAAAAAGAAAGGCATCACCCTTGTCGAGACGAAGAAATACATCGGCGAATATATCGCAAAAAAAGGCGTTCTCACCGAAACACAGCCCCCAGAGAATATCATGGAAGACATACGCTTCGGCGTAGGCATAGCAAAAGAACTCGGACGTGCCGACGTAGGACAGACCGTCGTCGTCAAAGACAAAGCCGTCGTCGCTGTAGAAGCTATGGAAGGAACAGATCGTTGTCTCGAACGTGCAGGAGAGATAGGTGGCGCGGGGTGCGTCGTCGTAAAGATGGCGAAACCTCAGCAGGATATGCGCTTCGACCTTCCGACTATAGGGAAGAACACCATAGAAAAACTTATCAAAATCAAAGCAGCAGCCATAGCAATAGAAGCAAACAAAACTATCGTCATCGACGACGACGCTATCACCCTCGCACAAAATAACGATATCGCTGTCGTTGCGCTGTAG
- the maf gene encoding septum formation protein Maf, with the protein MKKKLILGSASPRRKEILGYFSMPFEVAVADFSEDDVPFAGDAADYVCRVARGKAAALVDRYPEDIIFTADTVVFCDGVVYEKPSDEKAAFDMLSALVGRWHSVFTGIAVRCGDEERYRHEETRVLFNDISADRIKNYHRQLYFRDKAGGYAIQESGSIIVNKIEGCFYNVMGLPINATVSILSEVGIDLWKSIK; encoded by the coding sequence ATGAAAAAAAAGCTAATATTAGGCTCGGCATCACCACGAAGGAAAGAGATCCTCGGATATTTCTCTATGCCCTTCGAAGTTGCCGTTGCTGATTTCTCTGAAGACGATGTTCCTTTCGCTGGCGATGCCGCCGACTATGTATGTCGTGTTGCTCGTGGCAAAGCCGCCGCCCTTGTCGATCGATATCCCGAAGACATAATTTTCACTGCCGACACGGTGGTATTCTGCGATGGTGTTGTCTATGAGAAGCCTTCCGACGAAAAAGCTGCTTTCGATATGCTTTCGGCGCTAGTAGGCCGCTGGCATAGCGTCTTCACCGGCATTGCGGTGCGCTGTGGCGATGAAGAGCGTTACCGCCATGAAGAGACGCGTGTTCTCTTCAACGACATCTCCGCCGACAGGATAAAAAACTATCATCGGCAGCTGTACTTCCGCGACAAAGCTGGCGGCTATGCCATCCAAGAGTCTGGAAGTATCATCGTAAATAAAATCGAGGGTTGCTTCTATAACGTCATGGGTTTGCCGATAAACGCCACGGTATCGATACTCTCAGAAGTGGGGATAGATCTATGGAAAAGCATAAAATAA
- the trxA gene encoding thioredoxin, which yields MANLTDVNESNFDETIASGTTAVDFSAEWCGPCRMMGPILEEVAKDIEGKAKIVKLDIDESQNKALEYQVTSVPTIIIFKDGKEVDRTVGVQDAETLKKLILSV from the coding sequence ATGGCAAATTTAACTGATGTTAACGAAAGCAACTTTGATGAAACAATAGCGTCGGGGACTACAGCAGTAGACTTTTCGGCAGAATGGTGCGGACCATGCCGTATGATGGGTCCTATCCTTGAAGAGGTCGCCAAAGATATAGAAGGCAAGGCTAAAATTGTAAAGCTCGACATCGATGAATCACAAAACAAAGCCCTAGAATACCAGGTGACATCAGTGCCAACAATCATCATCTTCAAAGACGGCAAAGAAGTCGACCGTACTGTAGGCGTCCAGGATGCCGAGACTCTTAAAAAGCTAATCTTGTCAGTATAA